In Oncorhynchus clarkii lewisi isolate Uvic-CL-2024 chromosome 24, UVic_Ocla_1.0, whole genome shotgun sequence, one DNA window encodes the following:
- the LOC139382477 gene encoding layilin-like — MDFIKLLGIVFAVFCQPGFTQFELNGQRICRRGTERPCYRINYFQDPRRRVTFNDASQACRTDGGEILSIETDNEQHLVERFIQQLQATDGDFWIGLHRSPRHRVTTIGCPSQYSWLDGSKARFRNWHWDEPSCGKEMCVVLYHQPSAPPDEGGHFMFQWNDENCNTKNNFVCKYSEEKLPVFTVAWNSIYTVAPIKSLMPNLPSATVSDEKTKIGMSESSVTLSDNALYVSYILFATIPVLLLLLVATGVFCYKRAAKRRKSQTDSYPKQEQWGTMSTAACNIQGPYAYQDITKLQPADLESMAPESIKKMSFCDSSLHTQCDDYENVLNKETVTESGFVTNGIYEACQDQGRHYLNETGWVENEIYE, encoded by the exons ATGGATTTTATTAAACTGCTCGGGATTGTTTTCGCTGTTTTCTGCCAACCAGGATTCACCCAATTTGAACTCAATG GCCAGAGGATCTGTCGACGTGGCACAGAGCGACCCTGCTACAGGATCAACTACTTCCAGGACCCACGGCGGAGGGTGACCTTCAATGATGCCAGCCAGGCCTGCAGAACGGATGGGGGGGAGATCCTCAGTATCGAGACTGACAATGAGCAGCACCTGGTAGAGAGGTTCATCCAGCAGTTGCAGGCCACTGATGGGGACTTCTGGATCGGGCTGCACAGAAGCCCACGCCACCGGGTGACTACCATAGGCTGCCCTTCGCAGTACTCCTGGCTGGATGGCAGCAAGGCCAGATTCAG AAACTGGCATTGGGACGAGCCATCGTGTGGAAAAGAGATGTGTGTGGTGCTGTACCACCAGCCCTCTGCCCCCCCTGACGAAGGCGGGCACTTCATGTTCCAGTGGAACGATGAAAACTGCAACACCAAGAACAATTTCGTCTGCAAGTACTCTGAAG AAAAGTTGCCTGTGTTTACTGTGGCGTGGAATTCAATATACACAG TTGCCCCAATTAAATCTCTAATGCCAAACCTCCCGTCAGCTACAGTGAgtgatgagaaaacaaaaataggAATGTCTGAATCATCAG TAACTCTTTCGGATAATGCCTTATATGTCTCCTACATTCTATTTGCCACTATCCCCGTTCTACTGCTGCTGCTTGTGGCTACAGGAGTCTTCTGCTATAAACGGGCAGCCAAAAG GAGAAAGTCTCAAACAGACAGCTACCCTAAGCAAGAGCAATGGGGTACAATGTCCACAGCGGCCTGCAACATCCAAGGACCCTATGCCTACCAGGACATCACTAAGCTTCAACCAGCCGATCTGGAGAGCATGGCACCTGAATCAATCAAGAAGATGTCCTTCTGTGACTCCTCTCTTCATACCCAGTGTGATGATTACGAGAATGTTTTAAACaaggagacagtgacagagagtggCTTTGTGACTAATGGCATCTATGAGGCCTGCCAAGACCAGGGTCGGCACTATCTCAACGAGACTGGATGGGTGGAGAATGAGATCTATGAATAA